The following are from one region of the Salminus brasiliensis chromosome 14, fSalBra1.hap2, whole genome shotgun sequence genome:
- the tbx18 gene encoding T-box transcription factor TBX18 isoform X1, giving the protein MAEKRRSACTMSLKAHAFSVEALIGAEKRRKLEEEQEEEEEEEEEGQGEDEGEGEEEEEEDGSCFEETNGGSSPQARAERTSCGDGVKCESVVQSPRAAHSGPMHAVAGQEVRVELQGADLWKRFHEIGTEMIITKAGRRMFPAMRVKITGLDPHQQYYIAMDIIPVDNKRYRYVYHSSKWMVAGNADSPVPPRVYIHPDSPASGETWMRQVISFDKLKLTNNELDDQGHIILHSMHKYQPRVHVIRKECGEELSPVKAVPTGDGVKAFCFPETVFTTVTAYQNQQITRLKIDRNPFAKGFRDSGRNRMGLEALVESYAFWRPSLRTLTFEDIPGMTKQGAAGSHGVVGSSPHTHLLSTSSCSSPAFHLASGAGSVCDYSTCSRTGHPLHRFATPLTADSYSRLASPAADAFSSTRNPTYMSGADSEAFSCTQTGLPLQIPGMPGHAPQLQYFMPSPAHNTFSTNQSAQTSYNGFRLHSPYGLYGYNFSTSPRLAASPEKMAATQSSVLGSSPSGTLTDRQVLSPVDGLHMLSGAQQSLFDSRTLGLTSSASQVTAHMA; this is encoded by the exons ATGGCCGAGAAACGGCGCTCCGCGTGCACCATGAGCCTAAAGGCGCACGCGTTCTCGGTGGAAGCGTTGATCGGCGCGGAGAAGCGGAGGAAGCTcgaggaggaacaggaggaagaggaggaggaggaagaagaagggcAAGGGGAAGACGAAGGagaaggggaggaggaggaggaagaggacggAAGCTGCTTCGAGGAGACGAACGGAGGCTCGAGCCCACAGGCGCGCGCGGAGAGGACGAGCTGCGGAGACGGAGTTA AGTGTGAGTCTGTGGTGCAGAGCCCCCGCGCCGCTCACAGCGGGCCGATGCACGCGGTTGCGGGACAAGAGGTGCGCGTGGAGCTGCAGGGCGCTGACCTGTGGAAGCGCTTTCACGAGATCGGAACGGAGATGATCATCACTAAAGCGGGCAG GAGGATGTTTCCCGCAATGCGGGTGAAAATCACTGGTCTGGACCCTCATCAGCAGTATTACATCGCCATGGACATCATTCCTGTGGACAACAAACGATACAg GTACGTGTATCACAGCTCCAAGTGGATGGTAGCCGGTAACGCGGACTCTCCGGTTCCGCCGCGCGTCTACATTCACCCGGACTCTCCGGCCTCCGGGGAGACGTGGATGAGACAGGTCATCAGCTTCGACAAACTCAAACTGACCAACAACGAGCTGGACGACCAGGGCCAT ATCATTCTGCACTCCATGCACAAGTATCAGCCCCGCGTCCACGTCATCCGCAAGGAGTGCGGCGAGGAGCTTTCTCCAGTCAAAGCTGTTCCCACCGGGGACGGAGTCAAAGCCTTCTGCTTCCCTGAAACAGTCTTTACCACAGTTACGGCCTACCAGAACCAACAG ATCACGAGACTGAAAATAGACAGAAATCCATTCGCAAAGGGATTTCGAGACTCCGGCAGGAACAG GATGGGGCTGGAGGCTCTAGTGGAGTCTTATGCTTTCTGGAGGCCTTCACTGAGAACCCTAACATTTGAGGACATACCAGGAATGACCAAACAAG GTGCAGCTGGTTCCCATGGAGTGGTTGGGTcttcccctcacacacacttactctccACATCGTCCTGCTCCTCCCCAGCATTTCACCTGGCCTCGGGGGCGGGGTCTGTGTGTGATTACTCCACCTGCAGTCGAACAGGCCACCCTCTGCATCGGTTTGCCACTCCCCTCACTGCAGACTCCTACAGCCGATTGGCCAGCCCTGCCGCTGATGCCTTTTCCTCCACTAGAAACCCCACCTATATGAGTGGGGCTGACAGTGAGGCTTTCTCCTGCACACAGACTGGCCTACCTCTCCAAATCCCTGGTATGCCTGGCCACGCCCCTCAGCTCCAGTATTTCATGCCCAGCCCAGCCCACAACACCTTTTCGACCAATCAGAGCGCACAGACCTCGTACAATGGTTTCCGCCTCCACAGTCCTTACGGTCTGTATGGATACAACTTCTCCACCTCACCGCGACTGGCTGCAAGTCCTGAGAAAATGGCTGCAACACAGAGCTCAGTGCTTGGCTCCTCTCCTAGTGGTACGTTAACAGACAGGCAGGTTCTGTCCCCCGTGGATGGTCTGCACATGCTCAGTGGTGCCCAGCAGTCTCTTTTTGACTCACGGACATTAGGGCTAACAAGTTCTGCCTCTCAGGTTACTGCCCACATGGCTTGA
- the tbx18 gene encoding T-box transcription factor TBX18 isoform X2, which yields MAEKRRSACTMSLKAHAFSVEALIGAEKRRKLEEEQEEEEEEEEEGQGEDEGEGEEEEEEDGSCFEETNGGSSPQARAERTSCGDGAVECESVVQSPRAAHSGPMHAVAGQEVRVELQGADLWKRFHEIGTEMIITKAGRRMFPAMRVKITGLDPHQQYYIAMDIIPVDNKRYRYVYHSSKWMVAGNADSPVPPRVYIHPDSPASGETWMRQVISFDKLKLTNNELDDQGHIILHSMHKYQPRVHVIRKECGEELSPVKAVPTGDGVKAFCFPETVFTTVTAYQNQQITRLKIDRNPFAKGFRDSGRNRMGLEALVESYAFWRPSLRTLTFEDIPGMTKQGAAGSHGVVGSSPHTHLLSTSSCSSPAFHLASGAGSVCDYSTCSRTGHPLHRFATPLTADSYSRLASPAADAFSSTRNPTYMSGADSEAFSCTQTGLPLQIPGMPGHAPQLQYFMPSPAHNTFSTNQSAQTSYNGFRLHSPYGLYGYNFSTSPRLAASPEKMAATQSSVLGSSPSGTLTDRQVLSPVDGLHMLSGAQQSLFDSRTLGLTSSASQVTAHMA from the exons ATGGCCGAGAAACGGCGCTCCGCGTGCACCATGAGCCTAAAGGCGCACGCGTTCTCGGTGGAAGCGTTGATCGGCGCGGAGAAGCGGAGGAAGCTcgaggaggaacaggaggaagaggaggaggaggaagaagaagggcAAGGGGAAGACGAAGGagaaggggaggaggaggaggaagaggacggAAGCTGCTTCGAGGAGACGAACGGAGGCTCGAGCCCACAGGCGCGCGCGGAGAGGACGAGCTGCGGAGACGGAG CGGTAGAGTGTGAGTCTGTGGTGCAGAGCCCCCGCGCCGCTCACAGCGGGCCGATGCACGCGGTTGCGGGACAAGAGGTGCGCGTGGAGCTGCAGGGCGCTGACCTGTGGAAGCGCTTTCACGAGATCGGAACGGAGATGATCATCACTAAAGCGGGCAG GAGGATGTTTCCCGCAATGCGGGTGAAAATCACTGGTCTGGACCCTCATCAGCAGTATTACATCGCCATGGACATCATTCCTGTGGACAACAAACGATACAg GTACGTGTATCACAGCTCCAAGTGGATGGTAGCCGGTAACGCGGACTCTCCGGTTCCGCCGCGCGTCTACATTCACCCGGACTCTCCGGCCTCCGGGGAGACGTGGATGAGACAGGTCATCAGCTTCGACAAACTCAAACTGACCAACAACGAGCTGGACGACCAGGGCCAT ATCATTCTGCACTCCATGCACAAGTATCAGCCCCGCGTCCACGTCATCCGCAAGGAGTGCGGCGAGGAGCTTTCTCCAGTCAAAGCTGTTCCCACCGGGGACGGAGTCAAAGCCTTCTGCTTCCCTGAAACAGTCTTTACCACAGTTACGGCCTACCAGAACCAACAG ATCACGAGACTGAAAATAGACAGAAATCCATTCGCAAAGGGATTTCGAGACTCCGGCAGGAACAG GATGGGGCTGGAGGCTCTAGTGGAGTCTTATGCTTTCTGGAGGCCTTCACTGAGAACCCTAACATTTGAGGACATACCAGGAATGACCAAACAAG GTGCAGCTGGTTCCCATGGAGTGGTTGGGTcttcccctcacacacacttactctccACATCGTCCTGCTCCTCCCCAGCATTTCACCTGGCCTCGGGGGCGGGGTCTGTGTGTGATTACTCCACCTGCAGTCGAACAGGCCACCCTCTGCATCGGTTTGCCACTCCCCTCACTGCAGACTCCTACAGCCGATTGGCCAGCCCTGCCGCTGATGCCTTTTCCTCCACTAGAAACCCCACCTATATGAGTGGGGCTGACAGTGAGGCTTTCTCCTGCACACAGACTGGCCTACCTCTCCAAATCCCTGGTATGCCTGGCCACGCCCCTCAGCTCCAGTATTTCATGCCCAGCCCAGCCCACAACACCTTTTCGACCAATCAGAGCGCACAGACCTCGTACAATGGTTTCCGCCTCCACAGTCCTTACGGTCTGTATGGATACAACTTCTCCACCTCACCGCGACTGGCTGCAAGTCCTGAGAAAATGGCTGCAACACAGAGCTCAGTGCTTGGCTCCTCTCCTAGTGGTACGTTAACAGACAGGCAGGTTCTGTCCCCCGTGGATGGTCTGCACATGCTCAGTGGTGCCCAGCAGTCTCTTTTTGACTCACGGACATTAGGGCTAACAAGTTCTGCCTCTCAGGTTACTGCCCACATGGCTTGA